TCGGTCACATTGACCTGGGTATGGCCACTGAAGCGTCTGAAATAGCGATCAAGTGCAGTCGTGTTCAAAAACACAGCTAACCCATAGGCCAATGTTTGCGGTAAGCCACGCTTATTTTGATGGAATATGTTAAGATGATTCTCGAATCCCAGCATGGCTATCTCTCCAAACACAGATGGATCAACCACGTTTGCAACAATTCGTCGTTTTTCTTCTTTGGATGAGAAACGTCGAACTATACAGTAAAAGCCGATCGGGTAAAGCCATTTTTCAGTATTAGAATTGTATACGATCGCATTAGATTTTCTGTTACCTGTAAGCGGCCATGTCGTGCCACCCTTGCTGAAATGGTTGGGATACAGTAAGGGCACTGTGTCTGCCTCTGGCATATCCCGTAAATATGCTTTCAGCCGGAAATCAACTACCGGTCCAGTTGACACTTGAATGCCAAGCTCAGCCAAGGAGTAGCAAATGGCTGAGGGTAACTCACGGACATAGCCATTAGATGAGGAGGACGGTATATGAATAAACTTTTCTGTCTCGTCCGGCGGAACGATCTGTGCAAACGGCCATTCATAGCTAACTAAGTTATTAAAGGTGTCGTCAGTTGAAGTAGAAATTGTAACTGGCCCCTGTCGTCCACCCCGCTCAAGCCGAATAATTATGTTCTCCTGCAATACATCGTCATCTTTAAATGCTTTACTTCGGGACTCAAAGAGGTGAATATGTCGGATAGCCGTATACTCCAAAATCAAATCTCGAAACGAGCGATAATACGGCCCGTTACAGAAACTGCGAGGGATAATTGCTACGATCTGTCCCCCCACACCAGTCAACATTACGGCTAATGCCAAAAAAGCAGCATACAAATTAACAGTTTCAATGCCAACACTACGCAAGGCTAAACGGTAGGGTGAATGGCTGTTTATCTTTTTGTAAGGTGGATTAAGGAGTACGTGGGTATATTGAGGAAACGATTCTGCAAAGAGATTTCCGGAAAGCCAATCGGTAGCAGCATTAATAAAATCTTTTCCATAAATTGATAAGGTAAGATCAGGATC
This DNA window, taken from Trichothermofontia sichuanensis B231, encodes the following:
- a CDS encoding Eco57I restriction-modification methylase domain-containing protein, producing MLSTVEQTRLYLSQHTHTTKKARFGQFFTPARTAAFMASLFPESEGNCYFLDAGAGIGSLSAAFLERWKAGKFHFQRVKLDAFEIDHSLHPYLSKTLNRYSDDPDLTLSIYGKDFINAATDWLSGNLFAESFPQYTHVLLNPPYKKINSHSPYRLALRSVGIETVNLYAAFLALAVMLTGVGGQIVAIIPRSFCNGPYYRSFRDLILEYTAIRHIHLFESRSKAFKDDDVLQENIIIRLERGGRQGPVTISTSTDDTFNNLVSYEWPFAQIVPPDETEKFIHIPSSSSNGYVRELPSAICYSLAELGIQVSTGPVVDFRLKAYLRDMPEADTVPLLYPNHFSKGGTTWPLTGNRKSNAIVYNSNTEKWLYPIGFYCIVRRFSSKEEKRRIVANVVDPSVFGEIAMLGFENHLNIFHQNKRGLPQTLAYGLAVFLNTTALDRYFRRFSGHTQVNVTDLKLLKYPSHDTLIAWGQWAIQQQELTQAMMDAQLATLTE